One window of Mesorhizobium sp. PAMC28654 genomic DNA carries:
- a CDS encoding ATP-dependent helicase encodes MSGFSEDMPFFDEPNARPSAPSGIAARAMAARGGHNNTPDYLKGLNPEQRLAVETTEGPVLVLAGAGTGKTRVLTTRIAHILATGKAFPSQILAVTFTNKAAREMKNRVGLLVGEAVEGMPWLGTFHSIGVKLLRRHAELAGLRSDFTILDTDDVVRLIKQLIQAEGLDDKRWPAKQFAQMIDGWKNKGLGPAEIAEGDARAFANGKGRELYKAYQDRLKTLNACDFGDLLCHPIRIFRANPDVLKEYHKRFKYILVDEYQDTNTAQYMWLRLLAQRPEASRTSTSTNLRTAEGRKPDRASAGQAAHAEASEQSERAAASDNKVNICCVGDDDQSIYGWRGAEVDNILRFDKDFPGATIIRLERNYRSTAHILGAASHLIAHNEGRFGKTLFTDRDEPEDGKVHVHAGWDSEEEARAVGETIENYQRQKHNLNDMAILVRASFQMREFEDRFVTLGLNYRVIGGPRFYERLEIRDAMAFFRVVAQGADDLAFERIVNVPKRGLGEATIRQIHDTARALRIPMLEAAAKLAESDELKPKPRAALREVSANFERWQKALENTPHTELAETILEESGYTDMWKNDRSVEAPGRLENLKELIRSMEEYESLRSFLEHVALVMDSEQNAELDAVNIMTLHSAKGLEFETVFLPGWEEGLFPHQRALDEGGRSGLEEERRLAYVGLTRAKKNLHLWFVSNRRIHGLWQSTIPSRFLDELPEAHVEVAESGNSYGGYGNSHGGGSFAPGRGGQGAGQGAGRQNPYGASRFDNVGTEKSGSFSNTYATPGWQRAQANRTEATDRNWGSRSGHQVERIGYGETDSGYGAGRTSVKGRTIDGELVAKSVADKPSAFSVGDRVFHQKFGNGNISAIDGNKLTIDFDKAGQKRVLDGFVAAA; translated from the coding sequence ATGTCCGGCTTTTCGGAAGACATGCCCTTTTTTGACGAACCGAATGCGCGCCCCTCGGCCCCTTCGGGCATAGCCGCGCGCGCCATGGCGGCCCGCGGCGGCCACAACAATACGCCCGACTATCTCAAGGGCCTGAACCCCGAGCAGCGGCTGGCGGTGGAAACCACCGAAGGCCCGGTTCTGGTGCTGGCCGGAGCCGGCACCGGCAAGACCCGCGTGCTGACCACCCGCATTGCCCACATCCTCGCCACAGGCAAGGCCTTCCCTTCGCAGATTCTCGCCGTCACCTTCACCAACAAGGCCGCGCGCGAGATGAAAAACCGCGTCGGCCTGCTGGTTGGCGAAGCAGTGGAAGGCATGCCGTGGCTCGGCACTTTCCACTCGATCGGTGTGAAACTGCTTCGCAGGCACGCAGAGCTTGCCGGCCTACGGTCGGATTTCACCATTCTCGACACCGATGACGTCGTGCGTCTGATCAAGCAGCTCATCCAGGCCGAAGGTCTCGACGACAAGCGCTGGCCGGCCAAGCAGTTCGCCCAGATGATCGACGGCTGGAAGAACAAGGGCCTCGGCCCCGCCGAAATCGCCGAGGGCGACGCGCGCGCCTTTGCCAACGGCAAGGGCCGCGAACTCTACAAGGCCTACCAGGACCGGCTGAAGACGCTGAACGCCTGCGACTTCGGCGATCTTTTGTGCCATCCGATCCGCATCTTCCGCGCCAATCCGGATGTGCTGAAGGAATATCACAAGCGCTTCAAATACATACTCGTCGACGAGTATCAGGACACCAACACCGCCCAGTACATGTGGCTGCGCCTCCTGGCGCAACGGCCAGAAGCAAGCCGCACATCAACCTCGACAAATCTGCGAACGGCCGAAGGCCGCAAGCCCGACCGGGCGTCGGCCGGCCAAGCCGCCCACGCGGAGGCCAGCGAGCAAAGCGAGCGCGCGGCCGCGAGCGATAACAAAGTCAACATCTGCTGCGTCGGTGACGACGACCAGTCGATCTATGGCTGGCGCGGCGCCGAGGTCGACAACATCCTGCGCTTCGACAAGGATTTCCCGGGCGCCACCATCATCCGGCTGGAGCGCAACTACCGCTCGACCGCGCACATACTGGGCGCGGCCTCACATCTGATCGCCCACAATGAAGGCCGCTTCGGCAAGACGCTGTTCACCGACCGCGACGAGCCGGAAGACGGCAAGGTGCATGTCCATGCCGGCTGGGATTCCGAGGAGGAAGCCCGCGCTGTCGGCGAGACAATCGAGAATTACCAGCGGCAGAAGCACAATCTCAACGACATGGCGATCCTGGTCCGCGCCTCCTTCCAGATGCGCGAATTCGAAGACCGTTTCGTCACGCTCGGCCTCAACTACCGCGTCATCGGCGGCCCACGCTTCTACGAGCGCCTGGAAATCCGCGACGCCATGGCCTTTTTCCGTGTCGTCGCCCAAGGCGCCGATGATCTCGCCTTCGAGCGTATCGTCAATGTGCCCAAGCGCGGGTTGGGCGAGGCCACGATCCGCCAGATCCACGATACGGCGCGGGCGCTCCGCATTCCCATGCTGGAGGCAGCGGCAAAACTCGCCGAGAGCGACGAGTTGAAGCCGAAACCGCGCGCTGCACTGCGCGAAGTCTCCGCCAATTTCGAGCGCTGGCAGAAGGCGCTGGAAAACACGCCGCACACCGAACTCGCCGAGACCATTCTAGAAGAGAGCGGCTACACCGACATGTGGAAGAACGACCGTTCGGTCGAAGCGCCGGGACGGCTGGAAAACCTGAAGGAGCTGATCCGCTCCATGGAGGAGTACGAGTCGCTGCGCTCCTTCCTCGAGCATGTCGCACTGGTCATGGACTCCGAGCAGAATGCCGAGCTCGACGCCGTCAACATCATGACGCTGCATTCGGCCAAGGGCCTCGAATTCGAGACCGTTTTTCTCCCCGGCTGGGAGGAAGGCCTGTTCCCGCATCAGCGTGCGCTGGATGAGGGCGGCCGCTCCGGGCTGGAGGAAGAGCGGCGGCTGGCCTATGTCGGCCTGACCCGCGCCAAGAAGAACCTGCATTTGTGGTTCGTCTCCAACCGCCGCATCCACGGCCTGTGGCAGTCGACCATCCCGTCGCGTTTCCTCGACGAACTGCCGGAAGCCCATGTCGAGGTGGCCGAAAGCGGCAATTCATATGGCGGCTACGGCAACTCCCATGGCGGTGGCTCCTTCGCGCCGGGACGCGGCGGCCAGGGTGCCGGCCAAGGGGCAGGACGGCAGAACCCCTACGGCGCCTCGCGCTTCGACAATGTCGGCACGGAGAAATCCGGCTCCTTCTCCAACACCTACGCGACGCCGGGCTGGCAGCGCGCTCAAGCGAACCGCACCGAAGCGACCGACCGCAACTGGGGCTCGCGCTCCGGGCACCAGGTCGAGCGTATCGGCTATGGCGAGACCGATTCAGGCTATGGCGCCGGGCGAACATCGGTCAAAGGCCGCACCATCGACGGCGAGCTGGTCGCCAAATCCGTCGCCGACAAGCCGTCCGCCTTCAGCGTCGGTGACCGCGTGTTCCACCAGAAATTCGGCAACGGCAACATATCAGCCATCGACGGCAACAAGCTGACCATCGACTTCGACAAGGCTGGCCAGAAACGTGTGCTGGACGGGTTTGTCGCGGCGGCGTGA
- a CDS encoding response regulator transcription factor → MTEPRQIVFVVDDDPAIREALDSLLRSVGLDVRCFGSVKEFIGAPRPDVPSCLVLDVRLPGKSGMDFHKELVQSDAALPVIMMTGHGDIPMSVQAMKTGAVDFLAKPFREQDLLDAIETALEKDRLMRKQTAELTILRDRLATLNEGERNVVARVVKGLLNKQIAGELGVSEITVKVRRAQAMRKMQASSLAELIRVAAQLGL, encoded by the coding sequence ATGACCGAGCCCAGACAGATCGTTTTCGTTGTCGACGATGACCCGGCAATCCGCGAGGCGCTCGACAGCCTTTTGCGATCGGTTGGCCTGGACGTGCGCTGCTTCGGCTCCGTCAAGGAATTCATCGGCGCTCCCAGACCGGACGTCCCATCCTGCCTGGTGCTGGATGTCCGCTTGCCGGGCAAGAGCGGCATGGATTTCCACAAGGAACTCGTCCAGTCCGACGCCGCCCTCCCCGTGATCATGATGACCGGCCATGGCGATATCCCGATGTCGGTGCAGGCTATGAAGACCGGCGCCGTCGATTTCCTGGCAAAGCCGTTCCGCGAGCAGGATCTGCTGGATGCCATCGAAACGGCGCTGGAGAAAGACCGCCTGATGCGCAAGCAGACGGCCGAGTTGACAATCCTGCGCGACCGCTTGGCGACGCTCAATGAGGGCGAACGCAATGTCGTGGCCCGGGTGGTGAAGGGGCTCTTGAACAAGCAGATCGCCGGCGAGCTCGGCGTGAGCGAAATAACGGTCAAGGTCCGGCGTGCCCAGGCGATGCGCAAGATGCAGGCAAGTTCACTCGCCGAACTGATCAGGGTGGCGGCCCAACTGGGACTTTAG
- a CDS encoding ABC transporter permease: MIFQPHNSSSRSDAAALARRRIAPNVYDLIAFAILAALIVLLARGAADMRAPSELLSTSPVTLEIANLPEYALRTTLRMFAAIIVSLIFTFTVATLAAKSRRAEMVIIPALDILQSVPVLGFLTFTVTFFLGLFPGSQLGAECASIFAIFTAQAWNMAFSFYQSLRTVPHDLDEVSRGFGLSAWQRFWRLEAPFAAPGLIWNTMMSMSGGWFFVVASEAITVGNTTVQLPGIGSWLALAIDKQDFKAVAWAVLAMAILILLYDQLLFRPVVAWADKFRFEQTASQEKPRSWVYDILRRAHLVRTVTLPFSWVWRRAMLLRLGKRQTPRLTVTNERISRIIDYVWLALVIVVAIWGAVEVVFYISETLGWNDVVEAFSGGLVTLLRVIILIAVASVIWVPIGVWIGLRPAVAERVQPLAQFLAAFPANVLFPFAVIAIVATGANPTIWLSPLMVLGTQWYILFNVIAGASAFPSDLKEAAAVFKIRSWSWWKNVMLPGIFPYYITGALTASGGSWNASIVAEVASWGNTKLEAFGLGSYIAKATDAGDFPRVVLGIAVMSLMVTLFNRVLWRPLYVFAERRMRLD; encoded by the coding sequence ATGATCTTCCAGCCACACAACAGCTCCTCGCGCAGCGACGCCGCGGCACTCGCCCGCCGGCGCATCGCGCCGAATGTCTATGACCTCATCGCATTCGCGATCCTGGCCGCATTGATCGTGCTGCTGGCGCGTGGCGCGGCCGACATGCGCGCTCCCAGCGAGCTGCTCTCGACCTCGCCGGTGACGCTCGAGATCGCCAACCTGCCGGAATACGCGCTGCGCACCACGCTGCGCATGTTCGCCGCCATCATCGTCTCGCTCATCTTCACCTTCACGGTGGCGACGCTGGCGGCCAAGAGCCGTCGCGCCGAAATGGTCATCATCCCCGCGCTCGACATCCTCCAGTCGGTGCCGGTTCTGGGCTTTCTGACGTTCACGGTGACGTTCTTCCTGGGCCTGTTTCCCGGTAGCCAGCTCGGCGCCGAATGCGCGTCGATCTTCGCGATCTTCACCGCCCAGGCCTGGAACATGGCGTTCTCGTTCTACCAGTCGCTGCGCACCGTGCCGCACGACCTCGATGAAGTCAGCCGCGGCTTCGGCCTGTCGGCCTGGCAGCGGTTCTGGCGACTCGAGGCGCCGTTCGCGGCCCCCGGCCTGATCTGGAACACGATGATGTCGATGTCCGGCGGCTGGTTCTTCGTCGTCGCCTCCGAAGCCATCACCGTCGGCAACACCACGGTGCAACTGCCCGGCATCGGCTCGTGGCTGGCGCTGGCCATCGACAAGCAGGATTTCAAGGCCGTGGCCTGGGCCGTGCTGGCCATGGCCATCCTCATCCTGCTCTATGACCAGCTGCTGTTCCGCCCGGTCGTTGCCTGGGCCGACAAGTTCCGTTTCGAACAGACCGCCAGCCAGGAAAAGCCCCGCTCCTGGGTCTACGACATCCTGCGCCGCGCCCATCTGGTCAGGACCGTCACCCTTCCGTTTTCCTGGGTTTGGCGGCGCGCCATGCTGCTTCGTCTTGGCAAGCGTCAAACGCCCCGGCTTACGGTCACCAACGAGCGGATTTCACGCATAATAGACTATGTATGGCTCGCCCTGGTGATCGTCGTCGCGATCTGGGGCGCCGTCGAGGTTGTCTTCTACATCAGCGAAACGCTTGGCTGGAACGATGTCGTCGAGGCCTTCAGCGGCGGTCTCGTCACTCTGCTGCGGGTCATCATCCTGATCGCGGTCGCCAGCGTGATCTGGGTGCCTATCGGCGTGTGGATCGGCTTGCGGCCGGCGGTCGCCGAGCGCGTCCAGCCGCTGGCGCAGTTCCTCGCCGCGTTCCCGGCCAACGTGCTGTTTCCTTTCGCCGTCATCGCGATCGTCGCCACCGGCGCCAATCCCACCATCTGGCTGTCGCCACTGATGGTGCTGGGCACGCAGTGGTACATCCTGTTCAACGTGATCGCAGGGGCCAGCGCCTTTCCATCGGACCTCAAGGAGGCCGCCGCCGTCTTCAAGATACGGTCCTGGTCGTGGTGGAAGAACGTCATGCTGCCGGGGATTTTTCCCTACTACATCACCGGCGCGCTGACCGCCTCGGGCGGCTCGTGGAATGCCTCGATCGTTGCCGAGGTGGCAAGCTGGGGCAACACCAAGCTGGAGGCCTTTGGCCTCGGCTCATACATCGCCAAGGCGACGGATGCCGGGGATTTCCCACGCGTCGTCCTCGGCATCGCCGTCATGTCACTGATGGTGACGCTCTTCAACCGCGTCCTCTGGCGCCCCCTCTATGTCTTCGCCGAACGCCGCATGCGGCTCGACTGA
- a CDS encoding Lrp/AsnC family transcriptional regulator, with amino-acid sequence MRKTVSVSLDDFDRKILDAVQDDNLSPLRLIANKVGLSVPAVARRLQRLRETGVIEKDVSVVDQDLVGRPLTLIVEVTSESERLELLDAMRERFRACPQVQQCYYVTGQVDFMLVFNVRDMEEYTALTREIFFEGGNVESFRTFVVMDRVKTGMRTVVG; translated from the coding sequence ATGCGCAAAACCGTCTCTGTTTCGCTCGATGACTTCGACCGCAAGATTCTCGACGCTGTCCAGGATGACAACCTCAGTCCGCTACGGCTGATCGCCAACAAGGTCGGGTTGTCGGTGCCGGCGGTCGCCAGGCGACTGCAGCGCCTGCGCGAGACGGGCGTGATCGAGAAGGACGTCAGTGTCGTCGATCAGGATCTCGTCGGGCGGCCGTTGACGCTGATCGTGGAAGTGACCTCGGAGAGCGAACGGCTGGAGCTTCTCGATGCCATGCGCGAGCGCTTCCGGGCCTGCCCGCAGGTCCAGCAGTGCTACTACGTGACCGGGCAGGTGGACTTCATGCTGGTCTTCAATGTCCGCGACATGGAGGAATACACCGCGCTGACCCGGGAGATTTTCTTCGAAGGCGGCAATGTCGAGAGTTTTCGCACCTTCGTCGTCATGGACCGGGTCAAGACCGGCATGCGAACGGTGGTCGGGTAG
- a CDS encoding esterase-like activity of phytase family protein — protein MKHLRSFSLRLLAATLATSAMSLPAIAADTTVTIGNSSFVNKGLVGVGRIPASQRDKFGETFGSGSGMAVDTAGWTRDAGAYKGSLWLLPDRGYNVAGTTDYRPRLNTIAIEFAPVAPGAAPAAGKEQSGVAAKLTDTMLLTDDKGTDATGLDPLNGVRAATGDMPMLPQADNGKLSLDNEAIVRLPDGSMFISDEYGPNIYRFSADGHLLSATQPPAALVPMRKGVPNFASNNPGPGADEPDPKDPDTGRQNNQGLEGMAMTPDGKFLIAVLQSATRQDGGDSPATRQNTRALVYDASDLAHLKLAHEYVVPLPVFTDAKGKTKVAAQSEIVALSDQTFLMIARDSGNGQGLKGDTSLYRQINIVDLSGATDIAGTDFDKDKPVAPKGVVDASVTSAKLTPFIDVNDNAELGRFGLHNGVPSDRNNLSEKWEAMSLASVLDPKLPDDYFLFVANDNDFLAQDGFQVGAPYKAEDGADVDTMFLVYQVTLPGLNKK, from the coding sequence ATGAAACACCTGCGTTCATTTTCGCTGCGATTGCTCGCCGCCACGCTGGCCACGTCAGCGATGTCGCTGCCCGCCATAGCGGCCGACACCACCGTCACCATCGGCAACAGCAGTTTCGTCAACAAGGGACTGGTCGGCGTGGGTCGCATTCCGGCCAGCCAGCGCGACAAGTTCGGCGAGACCTTCGGTTCCGGCTCCGGCATGGCAGTGGACACCGCCGGCTGGACGCGCGACGCGGGCGCCTACAAGGGCTCGCTCTGGCTGCTGCCGGATCGCGGCTACAATGTCGCCGGCACCACCGACTATCGCCCGCGCCTCAACACGATCGCCATCGAATTCGCTCCGGTAGCGCCGGGCGCAGCACCCGCCGCCGGCAAGGAACAGTCGGGCGTCGCCGCCAAGCTCACCGACACCATGCTGCTTACCGATGACAAGGGCACTGACGCCACCGGTCTCGATCCGCTCAACGGCGTGCGCGCGGCTACCGGCGACATGCCGATGCTGCCGCAGGCCGACAATGGCAAGCTCTCGCTCGACAACGAAGCGATCGTGCGGCTGCCTGACGGCTCGATGTTCATCTCGGACGAATACGGCCCCAACATCTACCGCTTCTCCGCCGACGGCCATCTTCTGTCCGCGACCCAACCGCCGGCGGCGCTGGTGCCGATGCGCAAGGGCGTGCCGAACTTTGCCTCGAACAATCCCGGCCCGGGTGCTGATGAGCCCGATCCGAAGGATCCCGACACCGGCCGCCAGAACAACCAGGGCCTCGAAGGCATGGCGATGACGCCGGACGGCAAGTTCCTGATCGCGGTGCTGCAGTCGGCCACCAGGCAGGATGGCGGCGATTCGCCGGCAACGCGCCAGAACACGCGCGCGCTGGTCTATGACGCTTCCGACCTGGCCCATCTGAAGCTGGCGCATGAATATGTCGTGCCGCTGCCGGTATTCACCGACGCCAAGGGCAAGACCAAGGTCGCCGCGCAGAGCGAGATCGTGGCGCTGTCGGACCAGACCTTCCTGATGATCGCGCGCGACAGCGGCAATGGCCAGGGCCTGAAGGGCGACACCTCGCTCTATCGCCAGATCAACATTGTCGACCTATCCGGGGCCACCGACATTGCCGGCACCGATTTCGACAAGGACAAGCCGGTCGCACCCAAGGGCGTCGTCGACGCGTCGGTGACATCAGCCAAGCTGACGCCGTTCATCGACGTCAACGACAATGCCGAGCTTGGCCGCTTCGGCCTGCACAATGGCGTGCCGAGCGACCGCAACAACCTTTCGGAGAAGTGGGAGGCGATGTCGCTCGCCAGCGTCCTCGACCCGAAACTGCCAGATGACTATTTCCTGTTCGTCGCCAATGACAACGACTTCCTGGCGCAGGACGGCTTCCAGGTCGGCGCGCCCTACAAGGCAGAGGACGGGGCCGATGTCGACACCATGTTCCTGGTCTATCAGGTCACGCTTCCCGGCCTGAACAAGAAGTAA
- a CDS encoding diaminopropionate ammonia-lyase, with translation MTFLNNQPIGQRPPLADGDRAVLGKTAPRQVRPYLSLWPEFQVTPTFRMPNLAGKLGIGSLFIKDEGTRLGLGSFKALGGAYAVMRLVHRHIEQHLGRSVAVAELLTPRARAIAAELTVGCATDGNHGRSVAAGAQLMGCRSIIFVHAGVSAARTDAISSYADEVVRVAGTYDDSVDEALRVCNERGWLVVSDTSWPGYEETPGLVAQGYTILAEEALQQIAGYGEDSPTHVFLQAGVGGFAGAIACFMAERLGPARPKFVIVEPDRAACLLESFRRGEILRLAQSEPTIMAGLECYQPSLVAWRILQNCADQFQSVPDEAAMEAMRILARPRGHDPVVIAGESGAAGLAGLLAATRDAAQREALGLGPQSRVLLVNTETATDPASYEAIVGAEAHAAAQ, from the coding sequence ATGACATTCTTGAACAACCAGCCAATCGGGCAGCGGCCGCCCCTCGCCGACGGAGACCGCGCCGTGCTGGGCAAGACCGCTCCGCGGCAGGTGCGACCTTATTTGTCCCTCTGGCCGGAGTTCCAGGTCACGCCAACCTTTCGCATGCCGAACCTTGCGGGCAAGCTCGGCATCGGCTCGCTGTTCATCAAGGATGAAGGAACGCGGCTCGGCCTCGGCAGCTTCAAAGCCCTGGGTGGCGCCTATGCCGTGATGCGGCTGGTCCACAGGCACATCGAGCAGCACCTTGGCCGGAGCGTCGCGGTGGCGGAATTGCTGACGCCGCGTGCCCGGGCGATTGCCGCCGAACTGACGGTCGGTTGCGCCACCGACGGCAATCATGGGCGATCCGTCGCCGCCGGTGCCCAGTTGATGGGCTGCCGTTCCATCATCTTCGTCCACGCCGGCGTCAGCGCCGCGCGCACCGACGCCATCAGCTCCTACGCCGACGAGGTCGTGCGCGTCGCCGGCACCTATGACGATTCCGTCGACGAGGCGCTGCGGGTCTGCAACGAGCGCGGATGGCTGGTCGTTTCCGACACTTCCTGGCCGGGTTATGAGGAAACGCCGGGCCTTGTCGCCCAGGGCTATACGATCCTCGCCGAGGAAGCGTTGCAGCAGATCGCCGGCTATGGCGAGGACAGCCCTACGCATGTTTTCCTGCAGGCCGGCGTCGGCGGCTTCGCGGGTGCCATTGCTTGTTTCATGGCCGAGAGGCTGGGCCCGGCGCGGCCGAAATTCGTCATCGTCGAACCAGACAGGGCGGCCTGCCTGCTTGAAAGCTTCCGGCGCGGCGAGATCCTGCGGCTTGCCCAGAGCGAACCGACAATCATGGCTGGGCTTGAATGCTATCAGCCTTCACTGGTCGCCTGGCGCATCCTGCAGAACTGTGCGGACCAATTCCAAAGCGTTCCCGATGAAGCCGCGATGGAGGCGATGCGCATCCTGGCACGGCCGCGTGGGCATGACCCGGTTGTGATTGCTGGAGAAAGCGGCGCGGCCGGCCTCGCCGGCCTGCTCGCGGCTACCCGCGATGCGGCCCAACGCGAGGCGCTTGGCCTTGGGCCGCAAAGCCGCGTGCTCCTCGTCAACACAGAGACCGCGACCGACCCTGCCTCCTACGAAGCGATTGTCGGCGCCGAGGCTCACGCGGCCGCCCAATGA
- a CDS encoding AAA-associated domain-containing protein: protein MNEAIITKKPSLVEVRGVCQTYDKGSAGKLIVLDNVGLSLECGEIVGLLGRSGSGKSTLLRSIAGLIRPSQGSVTFEGKAVTGTPDGIAMVFQSFALFPWLTVLENVELGLEAQGVSPAERRKRALSAIDLIGLDGFESAYPKELSGGMRQRVGLARALVVHPKVLLMDEPFSALDVLTAETLRTDLLDLWSEGRMPIEAILMVTHNIEEAVLMCDRVLIFSSNPGRVVAELRIELPQPRNRLDPAFRALVEDIYSRMTARKGPGGPVRDGVFPGTGIAMILPRVSTNLLAGLMEAIAAPPYNGHADLPPLAASLQLEIDDLFPIAETLQLLRFAELAEGDIQLTAAGKRFAESEVDARKQLFAQQLATYVPLAGHIRRVLDERAGHKAPARRFRDELEDHMSEGYADQTVRAVISWARYAEYFAYDEESDLFTLENPT from the coding sequence ATGAACGAAGCCATCATCACCAAGAAGCCTTCGCTCGTCGAAGTGCGCGGCGTCTGCCAGACCTACGACAAGGGAAGCGCGGGCAAACTGATCGTCCTCGACAATGTCGGGCTTTCGCTGGAATGCGGCGAGATCGTCGGCCTGCTCGGCCGCTCGGGGTCGGGCAAGTCCACTCTGCTGCGCTCCATTGCCGGCCTCATCCGCCCGAGCCAGGGCTCGGTCACCTTCGAGGGCAAGGCCGTCACCGGCACGCCGGACGGTATTGCCATGGTGTTCCAGAGCTTTGCGCTGTTTCCCTGGCTGACGGTGCTGGAGAATGTCGAGCTGGGGCTCGAGGCGCAGGGTGTCTCCCCTGCCGAGCGCCGCAAGCGCGCCCTTTCGGCCATCGATCTTATCGGCCTCGACGGCTTCGAAAGCGCCTATCCGAAGGAACTTTCGGGCGGCATGCGCCAGCGTGTCGGGCTCGCCCGCGCCCTGGTGGTGCATCCAAAAGTGCTGCTGATGGACGAGCCCTTCTCGGCGCTCGACGTGCTGACCGCCGAAACGCTGCGCACCGATCTGCTCGACCTCTGGTCGGAAGGCCGCATGCCGATCGAGGCGATCCTGATGGTGACGCACAACATCGAGGAAGCGGTGCTGATGTGCGATCGCGTGCTGATCTTCTCGTCCAATCCCGGCCGCGTCGTCGCTGAGCTGCGCATCGAGCTGCCGCAGCCGCGCAACCGGCTGGACCCCGCCTTCCGGGCGCTGGTCGAGGACATCTATTCGCGCATGACGGCTCGGAAGGGGCCGGGCGGCCCTGTCCGCGACGGTGTATTCCCCGGTACCGGCATCGCCATGATCCTGCCGCGCGTCTCGACCAACCTGCTCGCCGGTCTGATGGAGGCTATCGCCGCGCCGCCCTATAACGGGCACGCCGACCTGCCGCCGCTTGCCGCCAGCCTGCAGCTGGAGATCGACGATCTGTTCCCGATCGCCGAAACGCTGCAGCTGCTGCGCTTCGCGGAACTGGCGGAAGGCGACATCCAGTTGACCGCGGCGGGCAAGCGCTTCGCCGAAAGCGAGGTCGACGCGCGCAAACAGCTGTTCGCGCAGCAGCTGGCGACCTACGTGCCGCTCGCCGGCCATATCCGCCGCGTGCTTGACGAGCGCGCCGGCCACAAGGCTCCCGCACGCCGCTTCCGCGACGAGCTGGAGGACCACATGTCCGAGGGATACGCAGACCAGACGGTGCGCGCGGTGATCAGCTGGGCCCGCTACGCCGAATACTTCGCCTATGACGAGGAGAGCGACCTCTTCACGCTCGAGAACCCGACATAA
- a CDS encoding sensor histidine kinase, with translation MSRRLRLPSIGNSTLLTVSLVLLAAVIFLADTVTNLEIAVAVFYVAIVLISVRYLDRSRVVMVASGCMALTVLSFFLTRSGSLSAGVVNCAISLAAIGVTAYLALRTAAAEATAREAQTQLAHITRVTVLGELTASIAHELNQPLAAIVINGNAALRWLAGQPANLDEAGKAAERIVRDANRASALIARLRALTKRAAAKSIWLDVNQTVNDTLTLVQSETIRNHVSLRTELASDLPQVEVDPIQIQQVILNLIVNALEAVSGSDARAREVVIVTGLGKSNEVIVTVSDSGRGLNGVQLDQIFDAFHTTKPDGLGMGLAISRSIVESHGGRIWASPGVPRGATFSFSLPAGKKGNVMISSPRKPNR, from the coding sequence ATGTCCCGAAGGTTACGCTTGCCCAGCATTGGCAACTCCACCCTGCTGACTGTCTCGCTTGTGCTGCTGGCGGCGGTGATCTTTCTTGCCGACACCGTCACCAATCTGGAGATCGCCGTCGCGGTCTTCTATGTCGCCATCGTGCTGATCTCGGTCCGCTACCTCGACCGAAGCCGGGTGGTGATGGTGGCGTCGGGTTGCATGGCGCTGACCGTGCTGAGCTTCTTCCTGACGCGGTCCGGGTCCCTGTCGGCGGGCGTGGTCAACTGCGCCATCAGCCTGGCGGCGATCGGTGTCACCGCCTATCTCGCGCTGCGGACCGCAGCGGCCGAGGCAACGGCGCGCGAAGCGCAAACACAGCTCGCCCATATCACCCGCGTGACGGTGCTGGGCGAATTGACGGCGTCCATCGCCCACGAACTCAACCAGCCGCTGGCCGCGATCGTCATCAACGGCAATGCCGCACTGCGCTGGCTGGCAGGCCAGCCCGCCAATCTCGACGAGGCCGGGAAAGCCGCCGAACGCATCGTCAGGGACGCCAACCGCGCCAGTGCTCTGATCGCGCGGCTCAGGGCGTTGACCAAACGCGCGGCCGCGAAATCCATCTGGCTGGATGTCAACCAGACGGTCAATGACACACTGACCCTCGTGCAAAGCGAAACCATCAGGAACCATGTTTCGCTGCGCACGGAGCTTGCGAGTGATCTGCCGCAAGTCGAGGTCGATCCCATCCAGATTCAGCAGGTCATCCTCAACCTGATCGTCAACGCGCTGGAGGCTGTGAGCGGTTCCGATGCGCGGGCCCGGGAAGTGGTTATCGTCACCGGCCTCGGCAAATCCAATGAAGTCATCGTCACCGTCAGCGACTCAGGCAGGGGATTGAACGGTGTCCAGTTGGATCAGATCTTCGATGCCTTCCACACAACCAAACCGGATGGCCTGGGCATGGGGCTGGCGATCAGCCGCTCCATCGTCGAGAGCCATGGCGGACGAATATGGGCGAGCCCTGGCGTGCCGCGCGGCGCGACATTCTCCTTCTCGTTACCCGCGGGCAAAAAGGGCAATGTGATGATATCAAGCCCGCGCAAACCAAACCGGTGA